A section of the Aminiphilus circumscriptus DSM 16581 genome encodes:
- a CDS encoding amidohydrolase, giving the protein MQRKERLFALLDEKREILTAMADSLFDNPETAFEEHKAVDLLTSSLEKSGFAVEKGVGSLPTAFRAVYENGSGGPSIGLLCEYDALPGMGHGCAHHIQGPAIVGAAESIKAVMGDGELPFRLVVYGTPGEEGGGGKIHMLENGCFRDIDLALMTHGGPATQTDVKSLALATLTVTFHGKSAHAALKPEEGRSALDGLLLCFQGVEFFREHVPEDTRMHYTILDAGGPANVVPARAQGEFIFRSYSSARLDAILERFDDIARGAALMSGTTVTLQRMKRLESKIPVLALNELLMHNAELVDAPTRRPPREKTGSTDFGNVTSVLPGAVIRVAFVPEGTPSHSQEFLRAGKSEKAHAAVLFAAKILAGTCCDLLENPELIQKIAADFTAAKKEAH; this is encoded by the coding sequence GTGCAGAGGAAAGAACGTCTTTTCGCGCTCCTGGATGAGAAAAGGGAAATTCTGACCGCCATGGCCGACTCTCTCTTCGACAATCCGGAGACGGCCTTCGAGGAGCATAAAGCCGTCGATCTGCTCACAAGCTCTCTCGAAAAAAGCGGTTTTGCCGTCGAAAAAGGTGTCGGCTCCCTTCCCACCGCTTTTCGCGCCGTGTATGAAAACGGATCCGGCGGGCCATCCATCGGATTGCTCTGCGAGTACGACGCATTGCCCGGAATGGGACATGGGTGCGCCCATCACATTCAGGGTCCGGCCATCGTCGGCGCCGCGGAGAGCATCAAGGCGGTGATGGGCGACGGTGAACTGCCCTTTCGCCTGGTCGTGTACGGAACCCCCGGCGAAGAAGGAGGGGGCGGAAAGATACACATGCTTGAAAACGGCTGTTTTCGGGATATCGATCTTGCACTGATGACCCACGGCGGTCCCGCCACACAGACGGACGTGAAAAGTCTCGCCCTGGCCACTCTCACGGTGACGTTCCACGGAAAAAGCGCACACGCCGCATTGAAGCCGGAGGAGGGGCGCAGCGCTCTCGACGGACTTCTTCTCTGTTTTCAGGGGGTGGAATTTTTTCGGGAACACGTTCCGGAGGACACGCGGATGCACTACACGATCCTCGACGCGGGCGGCCCTGCCAATGTCGTTCCCGCGCGGGCGCAGGGGGAATTCATCTTTCGGTCGTACAGCTCCGCCCGTCTCGACGCGATTCTGGAACGCTTCGACGACATCGCCAGAGGAGCGGCCCTCATGAGCGGGACCACCGTCACCCTCCAGAGAATGAAACGGCTCGAGAGCAAGATCCCGGTTCTCGCACTCAACGAACTCCTGATGCACAACGCGGAACTCGTCGATGCTCCGACGCGGCGCCCTCCCCGGGAAAAGACCGGCTCCACCGACTTCGGCAACGTCACCTCCGTGCTTCCCGGAGCGGTCATTCGCGTCGCTTTCGTTCCCGAAGGAACGCCGTCTCACTCACAGGAGTTTCTCCGCGCCGGAAAAAGCGAAAAAGCCCACGCAGCCGTTCTTTTCGCCGCGAAGATCCTTGCCGGAACATGCTGTGATCTCCTGGAAAATCCGGAACTGATACAAAAAATCGCCGCTGATTTCACGGCGGCGAAGAAAGAGGCGCACTGA
- a CDS encoding YfcC family protein encodes MVIIILFILFAVFLTWVIPAGEFDRVTNAAGIKVIDPASFRIIQSKPVSLFRIPDFIVDGFAKSASLFFLLLFTGGAFDVVVSSGALQSCVAKVAKRYASKESIFIPILTLLFALIATTQGVNTFIGFAPVTVLIARAMGFDSIVGAAVILLGGAVGFSTGTLNPSTTIVAQEIVGLPLYSGIGYRWICFFVFLLVTNLYLIRYAKKIRLHPELSPMYDLDVADTSVLDNDLDSFGDVTLRKNLVLASLVAALGVIVYGGVKLSWGLNESSAAFIWLGIIAGVCAGFSPSKIASCFVAGAKRMVAAALIIGLARAVSGVLSAGLVLDTVVNGLGRALLVVPTFLQAISMYIANLVVNIFITSGSGQAAVIMPIFAPIADMVGITRQTAILTFNFGDGFCNYILPTSTALMGILGATNIPYDRWMRFMWRLFLIWVLLGSVLSLIAQIINLGPA; translated from the coding sequence CTGGTTATCATCATCCTGTTCATTCTTTTCGCGGTATTTCTCACGTGGGTGATTCCGGCAGGCGAATTCGACAGAGTCACCAATGCGGCGGGAATCAAAGTCATCGATCCCGCAAGTTTCCGAATAATTCAAAGCAAGCCGGTGAGCCTTTTTCGCATACCAGACTTTATCGTGGACGGTTTCGCAAAGAGTGCCAGCCTGTTTTTTCTGCTGCTCTTCACTGGCGGCGCCTTCGACGTGGTCGTCAGCAGCGGCGCCCTCCAATCCTGCGTCGCCAAGGTGGCGAAAAGATATGCTTCCAAAGAAAGCATCTTCATTCCGATCCTGACACTGCTCTTCGCACTCATCGCAACCACCCAGGGCGTGAACACCTTCATCGGCTTCGCACCCGTCACGGTCCTCATCGCAAGAGCGATGGGTTTCGATTCCATCGTCGGCGCCGCAGTCATTCTCCTCGGCGGAGCCGTGGGGTTTTCCACGGGCACCCTGAATCCGAGCACCACCATCGTCGCTCAGGAAATAGTCGGTCTTCCGCTCTATTCGGGAATCGGGTATCGTTGGATCTGTTTCTTCGTGTTCCTTCTCGTCACAAACCTCTACCTGATCCGGTATGCGAAAAAGATCCGGCTCCATCCCGAACTGAGTCCCATGTACGATCTCGACGTGGCCGACACCTCGGTTTTGGACAATGATCTCGATTCCTTCGGCGATGTGACACTCCGAAAAAACCTCGTGCTGGCGAGCCTTGTGGCAGCTCTCGGAGTCATCGTGTACGGCGGAGTCAAGCTCAGTTGGGGACTCAATGAAAGCAGCGCCGCCTTCATCTGGTTGGGGATCATCGCCGGAGTATGCGCCGGATTCTCCCCCAGCAAGATCGCTTCGTGTTTCGTCGCCGGAGCGAAACGCATGGTCGCCGCCGCACTCATCATCGGTCTGGCACGCGCCGTCTCCGGGGTGCTCTCCGCCGGACTCGTTCTCGACACGGTCGTCAACGGCCTTGGGCGCGCCCTGCTGGTGGTTCCCACATTCCTTCAGGCCATAAGCATGTACATCGCAAACCTCGTGGTGAATATCTTCATCACTTCCGGCAGCGGCCAGGCGGCGGTCATCATGCCCATCTTCGCTCCAATCGCCGACATGGTGGGCATCACCAGGCAAACGGCGATTCTGACGTTCAACTTCGGTGACGGCTTCTGCAACTACATTCTGCCGACCTCGACGGCGCTCATGGGCATTCTCGGTGCGACGAACATCCCCTACGACAGGTGGATGCGTTTCATGTGGCGACTCTTTCTCATCTGGGTCCTTCTGGGCTCCGTACTCTCCCTGATCGCTCAGATCATCAACCTTGGGCCGGCATGA
- a CDS encoding IS256 family transposase — MKALFGNETDALKTLMKEVLQEILDGEMTELLGAERHERNTERTGYRSGYYTRSLVTRIGKLELRIPRDRNGEFSTALFERYQRSEKALVAALAEMYVQGVSTRKVTAITEELCGHRFSASSISAINKGLDEALSRFANRPLDEEYPYLILDARYEKVRENGVIRSQAVQIAIGINREGQRQILAVELAPRETASSWKEFLLGLKLRGLRGVEFVVSDDHAGLRSAIGETLLEASWQRCYVHFLRNALDHLPRKADDDCLQELRWIYDRRDIMEAHRDLTSWITKWQRKYPKLVDWVEENIEETLTFYRLPRAHHKHLKSTNMLERLNEEIKRRTRVVRIFPNTDACQRLIRALCVETHEAWLESSRYLNMDLLIEHKKALLEKCG, encoded by the coding sequence ATGAAAGCCCTTTTCGGGAACGAAACGGATGCCCTGAAGACCCTGATGAAGGAAGTGCTGCAAGAAATCCTTGACGGGGAAATGACGGAACTCCTTGGAGCCGAACGACATGAGCGCAACACAGAACGTACGGGTTATCGGTCAGGCTACTATACCCGAAGTCTGGTCACGCGAATCGGCAAGCTGGAACTGCGGATTCCCAGAGACCGCAACGGAGAATTCTCCACGGCACTGTTCGAGCGTTATCAGCGCAGTGAGAAGGCATTGGTGGCGGCTCTGGCGGAAATGTATGTGCAGGGCGTGTCCACGCGCAAAGTGACGGCGATCACCGAGGAATTGTGCGGACATCGTTTTTCCGCGAGCAGCATCAGCGCCATCAACAAAGGTCTCGATGAAGCCCTGTCTCGTTTTGCGAACCGTCCCCTTGACGAAGAGTACCCGTATTTGATTCTGGATGCTCGCTACGAGAAAGTTCGCGAGAACGGAGTTATCCGTTCCCAGGCGGTACAGATCGCCATCGGAATCAACCGGGAGGGGCAGCGGCAGATCTTGGCGGTGGAATTGGCTCCCCGTGAAACGGCAAGCAGTTGGAAAGAGTTTCTTCTCGGGCTCAAGCTACGGGGTTTGCGCGGTGTCGAATTCGTGGTATCCGACGACCACGCAGGACTTCGTTCGGCCATCGGAGAGACCCTGCTCGAGGCATCTTGGCAGCGTTGCTACGTCCATTTTCTGCGGAATGCTCTGGATCATCTGCCCCGTAAGGCCGATGACGATTGTCTCCAGGAACTCCGCTGGATCTACGACCGCCGGGACATTATGGAGGCCCACCGGGATCTGACGTCCTGGATCACCAAATGGCAGAGGAAATATCCGAAGCTTGTTGACTGGGTCGAGGAAAACATAGAGGAGACGCTGACCTTCTACCGGCTTCCCAGAGCACATCACAAGCATCTGAAGTCAACCAACATGCTGGAACGGCTCAACGAAGAGATCAAGAGAAGGACCCGGGTCGTCCGTATCTTCCCAAACACCGATGCATGTCAGCGCCTGATACGGGCACTGTGCGTCGAAACCCACGAGGCGTGGCTGGAGTCCAGTCGCTACCTCAACATGGACCTGTTGATTGAACACAAAAAGGCACTTTTGGAAAAGTGTGGCTAA